In Epinephelus moara isolate mb chromosome 9, YSFRI_EMoa_1.0, whole genome shotgun sequence, a genomic segment contains:
- the LOC126395489 gene encoding zinc finger protein 239-like produces TPFKCDTCGKAFKFKWYLNKHVKIHTGEKPYCCNTCGKDFRQLSSLNIHNRVHTGERPYCCKTCGKDFRYKNQLVDHMRTHTGEKPYSCSTCGKRFSRTNDLKTHARIHTGERPYSCETCGKDFRQNSTLLVHMRVHTGERPFKCETCGKGFTRTNDLKAHARIHTGERPYSCKTCGKDFGRSYHLLVHMRGHTDERPYSCKTCGKDFRQNSTLLVHMRIHTGERPYSCKTCGKDFRRSYQLLAHMRRAHTGEKPHLCQICGKRYFDESHLINHMKSHTGR; encoded by the coding sequence ACACCttttaaatgtgacacttgTGGGAAAGCTTTCAAGTTTAAGTGGTATTTGAATAAACACGTTAAaatccacacaggagagaagccgtATTGTTGTAACACATGTGGGAAAGATTTCCGTCAATTATCATCTCTGAACATTCATAATAgagtccacacaggtgagaggcCATATTGTTGCAAAACATGTGGAAAAGATTTCCGATATAAGAACCAATTGGTTGATCACATGAGaacccacacaggagagaagccatATTCTTGCAGCACATGTGGGAAACGATTCTCCCGGACAAATGATTTGAAAACTCATGcaagaatccacacaggtgagagaCCATATTCTTGCGAGACCTGTGGAAAAGATTTTCGACAGAATAGTACCTTGTTAGTCCACATGAgagtccacacaggtgagaggcCGTTTAAATGTGAGACATGTGGGAAAGGATTCACTCGGACAAATGATTTGAAAGCTCATGcaagaatccacacaggtgagagaCCATAttcttgcaaaacatgtggAAAAGATTTTGGACGCAGTTATCATCTGTTAGTCCATATGAGAGGCCACACAGATGAGAGACCGTATTCTTGCAAAACCTGTGGAAAAGATTTTCGACAGAATAGTACCTTGTTAGTtcacatgagaatccacacaggtgagagaCCGTATTCTTGCAAGACATGTGGAAAGGATTTCAGACGCAGTTATCAGTTGTTGGCCCACATGAGAAGAGCCCACACCGGTGAGAAGCCGCACCTTTGCCAGATCTGCGGGAAAAGATACTTTGATGAGTCTCATTTGATAAACCACATGAAATCACATACAGGCAGGTAG
- the LOC126395648 gene encoding zinc finger protein 260-like — MSSVEYLRGFVSERLTAAAEEILGVFEKTIVEYEKEIDRQRRLLDIAWKPEVRLYRTELPQQDVCKEEEVVAEQQLCIEERSSSVDQEEPEPPQIKEEEEEVCSSQEGEQLEVKQETETFLVTPTDEESEQQLLCHSSHGAESEDEEGDEQGDSTSSEEAEPEQQHRRNKRRSHTNRVDNPNLSEIDHNTQTELPQQDVCKEEEVVAEQQLCIEERKSSVDQEEPEPPQIKEEEEEVCSSQEGEQLEVKQETETFLVTPTDEESEQQLLRHSSHGAESEDEEGDEQGDSTSSGEAEPEQQSHCDESNIHTNSIDNPNLSEIHHDTDIGKKSFDCDTCGKAFKFKWHLNKHVKIHTGEKPYSCKQCKKAYSQLSTLSKHKKIHSGEKPHSCKMCGKSFCQTSELKIHMRIHTGEKPYSCNVCEKRFSQVSTLNTHKRTHTGEKPYSCTICGKKFCRASNLKNHIRIHTGEKPYSCNTCGKSFRRTTELKTHIRIHTGERPYSCKICGKGFGQNYGLLVHMRRAHTGEKPYLCKICGKSFCRTSDVNAHMRVHADTLMGLSLEGT, encoded by the exons ATGTCTTCAGTTGAGTATTTGAGAGGGTTTGTCAGCGAGagactaactgctgctgctgaagaaatattgGGAGTTTTTGAGAAAACTATCGTCGAGTACGAGAAAGAGATCGACCGTCAGCGCAGACTGTTGGATATAGCTTGGAAACCGGAAGTAAGGTTATACAGGACAG AGCTCCCACAGCAAGATGtgtgtaaggaggaggaggttgtcgctgagcagcagctctgtattgAGGAGaggagctccagtgtggaccaagaggagccagagcctccacagattaaagaggaagaggaggaagtgtgcagcagtcaggagggagagcagcttgaaGTGAAGCAGGAGACTGAGACCTTTCTAGTGACTCCTACTGATGAGGAAagtgagcagcagctcctctgtcacAGCTCTCATGGAGCTGAGAGTGAAGATGAGGAAGGAGACGAGCAAGGAGACTCAACATCAAGTGAAGAAGCAGAGCCAGAACAACAACATAGACGTAACAAGCGCAGAAGTCACACTAACCGTGTAGACAACCCCAACTTATCAGAGATTGATCATAATACTCAAACAG AGCTCCCACAGCAAGATGtgtgtaaggaggaggaggttgtcgctgagcagcagctctgtattgAGGAGAGGAAGTCCAGTGTGGACcaagaggagccagagcctccacagattaaagaggaagaggaggaagtgtgcagcagtcaggagggagagcagcttgaaGTGAAGCAGGAGACTGAGACCTTTCTAGTGACTCCTACTGATGAGGAAagtgagcagcagctcctccgTCACAGCTCTCATGGAGCTGAGAGTGAAGATGAGGAAGGAGACGAGCAAGGAGACTCAACATCAAGTGGAGAAGCAGAGCCAGAACAACAGAGTCACTGTGACGAAAGCAACATTCACACTAACAGTATAGACAACCCCAACTTATCAGAGATTCATCATGACACTGACATAGGTAAAAAATCATTTGATTGTGACACTTGTGGGAAAGCTTTCAAGTTTAAGTGGCATTTGAATAAACACGTTAAaatccacacaggagagaagccgtATTCTTGTAAACAGTGTAAGAAAGCATACAGTCAGTTGTCAACACTAAGCAAGCATAAAAAAATTCACTCAGGCGAGAAGCCACATTCCTGCAAGATGTGTGGGAAAAGTTTCTGTCAGACATCAGAATTGAAAATtcacatgagaatccacacagggGAGAAGCCGTATTCATGTAACGTCTGTGAGAAAAGATTTAGTCAGGTGTCAACATTAAACACTCATAAGAgaacccacacaggtgagaagccgtactCTTGCACCATATGTGGGAAAAAATTCTGTCGGGCATCAAATTTAAAGAATCATATAAGaatccacacaggagagaagccgtATTCTTGCAACACGTGCGGGAAAAGCTTTCGTCGGACAACAGAATTGAAAACTCACAtaagaatccacacaggtgagaggcCGTATTCTTGCAAAATATGTGGGAAAGGATTCGGACAGAATTATGGATTGTTAGTCCACATGAGAAGAGCCCACACTGGTGAGAAGCCGTACCTTTGCAAGATCTGCGGGAAAAGTTTCTGTCGGACATCAGATGTAAATGCTCATATGAGAGTCCACGCAGATACTCTGATGGGTCTCAGTTTAGAAGGCACGTGA